The Terriglobales bacterium region ACTTGCCGCTGCCGCTGGCGCCCATGACGGCCACGAACTCGCCACGGGCGATGGAGACGCTGACGCCGCGCAGGGCATGCACCCGGGTCTCGCCCAGTTCGTAGTACTTGTGCACATCTTCCACGCGGATGATGTCGCGGGCGGCCGCTGCGGGGGTTTCGGTCATCGGGAATGAATCAGTGATCGACACGTCTGCTCAATGGCTTACGCCGGTGCGCTAGCGGCGCTGCGGGCCTCCGATGGGGCTGCTGGTGGCACGCACGGTCTTGGTGCCGGTCACCAGCTCGTCGCCGTCCTTCAGCGCGTCGCCCTGCAGCACCTGCGTCAGCTCGGTGTAGGTGTGGTCGGTGATGCCAGTCTTCAGCTTCACCGGTTGCAGGCTGCCGTCAGGCAAGAGCTTCCAGACGATGTTGACGTCCTGCCTGGGCTCGCGGGTGGGGCGCTCGGCGGGGTTGCCGCTTTGTTGTCCCGGCGGGCGAGATGCACCGCCGCCAGCTCGCGCCTGCGGACCTCCGCCGCTCCGTGCCTGGTTGCCGCCGCCGGAGCCACCGGGAGCGTCGATCCCGTAGCGCTGATACAGGGCACGAACCTCTTCCGGTTTCAAGTCGGGCTTGTAGCGCAGTGCGCCGTTGGCCACCTTGAGCACGTTGGAGGCGGTGGCCACCGGAAGGGTCACGTAAGCGGTCATGCCGGGGAAGAGCTTCAGGTCGGGGTTATCGAAATCCACGACCGTGGTGTAAGTCACCACGTTCTGCACCGTGGTCGCGTTCAGGCGGATCTGGGAGACGTGCCCATGGAAGGTGTCGCGGGGGAAGGCGTCCACCTTGAAGGTGGCGTTCTGGCCGGCGCGGATGTTGCCGACATCGCTCTCGTCGGTGCTGACGTACACCTGCATCTTGGTGAGGTCCTGGGCGATGGTGAACAGGGTCGGCGCCTGGAGCGAAGCGGCGACGGTCTGTCCGACGTCCACGTTGCGGGCGACGACGGTGCCATCGATGGGCGAGTGGATGGTGGTGTAGTTGAGATTGGTCTGGGCGACATTGACGGCGGCAGACTTCTGCTGCACCTGGGCGGCGGCCTGGGTCACCTGGGCCGCGGAGGCCGAGACCTGGGCGTCGGCGCTGTCATAGGTCGCCTTGGCCAGATCGAGTTGCTGCTGGCTCATCACGCCTTCTTTCGCCAAGCCTGCAGTGCGCTCGTAGTCCGCCTTGGCCTGGACCGCTGTGGCCCGCGCTTTTTCCAGGTTCGCCTTGGCGGAGGCGAGGTTGGCGCGCGCGTTTTCCAGGTCGGCCTTGGCCTGGAGCAGCGCACCCTCGAAGAGCGAAGGGTCGATCCTGGCGATCACCTGGCCCTTCTTGACCCGGGAATTGAAGTCTGCGAACAGGGTCTGAATGGTGCCCGAGACCTGCGAGCCGACCTGGACGGTGATGACGGCGTTGATGGTGCCGGTCGCTTCCACCACGTCGCGGACGTCGCCGCGTTCCACCTTGGAGGTGAAGTATTGCGGTTTCTCTTTGCGGGAAAGGGCGAAGGCCGCGAACAGGCCCACGGCGACCA contains the following coding sequences:
- a CDS encoding efflux RND transporter periplasmic adaptor subunit; this translates as MKLLRNKWFIIALLVVAVGLFAAFALSRKEKPQYFTSKVERGDVRDVVEATGTINAVITVQVGSQVSGTIQTLFADFNSRVKKGQVIARIDPSLFEGALLQAKADLENARANLASAKANLEKARATAVQAKADYERTAGLAKEGVMSQQQLDLAKATYDSADAQVSASAAQVTQAAAQVQQKSAAVNVAQTNLNYTTIHSPIDGTVVARNVDVGQTVAASLQAPTLFTIAQDLTKMQVYVSTDESDVGNIRAGQNATFKVDAFPRDTFHGHVSQIRLNATTVQNVVTYTTVVDFDNPDLKLFPGMTAYVTLPVATASNVLKVANGALRYKPDLKPEEVRALYQRYGIDAPGGSGGGNQARSGGGPQARAGGGASRPPGQQSGNPAERPTREPRQDVNIVWKLLPDGSLQPVKLKTGITDHTYTELTQVLQGDALKDGDELVTGTKTVRATSSPIGGPQRR